One segment of Mycobacterium spongiae DNA contains the following:
- a CDS encoding alpha/beta fold hydrolase: MTERKRNLRAVRDVATPTLQRQTIHGYRRAFRIAGSGPAILLIHGIGDNSTTWKGIQAKLAQRFTVIAPDLLGHGQSDKPRADYSVAAYANGMRDLLSVLDIERVTIVGHSLGGGVAMQFAYQFPQLVERLILVSVGGVTKDVNVVFRLASLPMGSEAMALLRLPLVLPAVQMAGRLVGKMIGTTGLEQDLLNVLRILDDLPEPTASAAFGRTLRAVVDWRGQIVTMLDRCYLTQAIPVQIIWGTKDVVVPVRHAHMAHAAMPGSRLEIFDGSGHFPFHDDPARFIDVVQRFIDDTTPSEYDQAALRALLRQGGGEETVTGSADTRVAVLNAIGSDERSAT, from the coding sequence ATGACCGAGCGAAAGCGAAACCTTCGCGCGGTGCGGGACGTAGCTACCCCCACACTGCAGCGGCAGACGATCCACGGGTACCGGCGCGCGTTCCGGATCGCCGGCTCCGGGCCAGCGATTCTGCTGATCCACGGAATCGGCGACAATTCCACCACCTGGAAGGGCATTCAGGCCAAGCTCGCACAACGTTTCACCGTCATCGCGCCGGATCTCCTTGGTCATGGACAATCCGACAAGCCCCGCGCTGACTACTCTGTTGCGGCCTACGCCAACGGGATGCGCGACCTACTTAGTGTGCTCGACATCGAGCGAGTGACCATCGTGGGCCATTCGCTCGGCGGCGGGGTGGCGATGCAGTTCGCCTACCAGTTTCCTCAGCTCGTCGAGCGGCTGATCCTCGTGTCCGTGGGCGGGGTCACCAAGGACGTCAACGTCGTGTTCCGGTTGGCGTCGTTGCCGATGGGCAGTGAGGCAATGGCCCTACTGCGGTTGCCCCTGGTACTGCCGGCGGTACAGATGGCAGGGCGGCTCGTGGGAAAAATGATCGGAACCACCGGCTTGGAACAGGATCTGCTGAACGTGCTGCGGATACTGGACGACCTACCAGAACCGACAGCCTCAGCGGCGTTCGGACGCACCTTGCGAGCGGTGGTCGACTGGCGCGGACAGATTGTCACGATGCTGGATCGCTGTTACTTGACTCAGGCCATTCCGGTCCAGATCATTTGGGGAACAAAGGATGTGGTGGTCCCGGTGCGTCACGCTCACATGGCGCATGCAGCTATGCCAGGGTCCCGGCTGGAGATCTTCGACGGTTCCGGGCACTTCCCGTTCCATGACGACCCGGCCCGATTCATCGACGTCGTCCAACGGTTCATCGATGACACCACCCCGTCCGAATACGACCAAGCCGCGCTTCGCGCGCTGTTGCGGCAAGGGGGCGGCGAAGAGACCGTCACCGGCTCAGCGGATACCCGGGTTGCCGTTCTCAACGCGATCGGTTCCGACGAACGCAGCGCTACCTGA
- a CDS encoding metal-dependent transcriptional regulator: MNDLVDTTEMYLRTIYDLEEEGVTPLRARIAERLEQSGPTVSQTVSRMERDGLLRVAGDRHLELTDKGRALAIAVMRKHRLAERLLVDVIGLPWEEVHAEACRWEHVMSEDVERRLVKVLNGPTTSPFGNPIPGLLELGVGPESGADSANLVRLTELPAGSPVAVVVRQLAEHVQGDIELITRLKDAGVVPNARVTVETNADSGVTIVIPGHENVTLPHQMAHAVKVDKV; this comes from the coding sequence ATGAACGACTTGGTTGACACCACCGAGATGTACCTGCGGACGATCTATGACCTCGAGGAAGAGGGAGTAACGCCGCTGCGCGCCCGGATCGCCGAACGGCTTGAGCAAAGCGGTCCGACGGTGAGCCAGACGGTATCCCGGATGGAGCGCGACGGGCTATTGCGGGTGGCAGGCGACCGCCATCTCGAGCTCACCGACAAGGGCCGTGCGCTGGCAATCGCCGTGATGCGCAAGCACCGCCTCGCCGAACGCCTCCTGGTTGACGTCATCGGCTTGCCGTGGGAGGAAGTGCACGCCGAGGCCTGCCGGTGGGAGCACGTCATGAGCGAGGACGTGGAGCGCCGGCTGGTTAAGGTGCTCAACGGCCCGACCACGTCGCCTTTCGGCAATCCGATTCCGGGTCTGTTGGAGCTCGGCGTGGGCCCGGAGTCCGGTGCCGACAGTGCCAACCTTGTTCGGCTGACCGAGTTGCCAGCGGGATCGCCAGTGGCAGTGGTGGTCCGCCAGCTCGCCGAACACGTGCAAGGCGATATCGAGCTGATCACCCGACTGAAAGACGCCGGCGTCGTGCCCAACGCGCGCGTTACCGTCGAAACCAACGCGGATAGCGGCGTGACCATCGTCATCCCGGGGCACGAGAACGTCACCCTGCCACACCAGATGGCACACGCGGTGAAAGTCGACAAGGTCTGA
- the sigB gene encoding sigma-70 family RNA polymerase sigma factor SigB: MVNATTIRVDGDLDAQSPAADLVRVYLNGIGKTALLNAADEVELAKRIEAGLYAEHLLETRKRLGENRKRDLAIVARDGKAARRHLLEANLRLVVSLAKRYTGRGMPLLDLIQEGNLGLIRAMEKFDYAKGFKFSTYATWWIRQAITRGMADQSRTIRLPVHLVEQVNKLARIKREMHQNLGREATDEELAAESGIPMEKISDLLEHSRDPVSLDMPVGSEEEAPLGDFIEDAEAMSAENAVISELLHTDIRSVLATLDEREHQVIRLRFGLDDGQPRTLDQIGKLFGLSRERVRQIERDVMCKLRHGERADRLRAYAS, encoded by the coding sequence ATGGTAAATGCCACCACAATCCGGGTTGACGGCGATCTGGATGCTCAAAGCCCCGCAGCGGACTTGGTGCGCGTCTATCTGAACGGCATCGGCAAGACGGCGCTGCTGAACGCGGCCGATGAAGTCGAACTGGCCAAGCGCATTGAAGCCGGACTCTATGCCGAGCATCTGCTGGAAACCCGCAAGCGCCTTGGCGAGAACCGCAAGCGCGACCTGGCGATAGTGGCACGCGACGGCAAGGCTGCGCGCCGACACCTGTTGGAAGCGAACCTACGGCTGGTGGTGTCGCTGGCCAAGCGCTACACGGGTCGCGGCATGCCGCTGCTGGACCTGATCCAAGAGGGCAACCTCGGGCTGATCCGTGCGATGGAGAAGTTCGACTATGCAAAGGGATTCAAGTTCTCGACGTACGCCACCTGGTGGATCCGCCAGGCCATCACCCGCGGCATGGCCGACCAGAGCCGTACCATCCGGCTGCCCGTCCACTTGGTTGAGCAGGTGAACAAGCTGGCGCGGATCAAGCGCGAAATGCACCAGAACCTGGGCCGTGAGGCGACCGACGAGGAACTGGCCGCCGAATCCGGGATTCCGATGGAGAAGATCAGCGACCTGCTCGAGCACAGTCGCGACCCGGTGAGCCTGGATATGCCTGTCGGCTCCGAGGAAGAGGCCCCACTCGGTGATTTCATCGAGGACGCGGAAGCGATGTCCGCGGAGAACGCAGTGATCTCCGAACTGTTGCACACCGACATCCGCAGCGTCCTGGCGACGTTGGATGAGCGTGAACATCAGGTCATCCGACTTCGGTTCGGACTCGATGACGGGCAGCCACGGACCCTGGATCAGATCGGCAAACTGTTCGGACTGTCTCGTGAGCGCGTGCGCCAGATCGAGCGCGATGTCATGTGCAAGCTGCGTCACGGCGAGCGAGCCGATCGGCTGCGGGCCTACGCCAGTTGA
- a CDS encoding PhzF family phenazine biosynthesis protein, with protein MAIEVTVLRVFSDAHGNFGNPLGVVDASKVEPADRQQLATQLGYSETIFVDLPAAGSTTAHATIYTPSLEIPFAGHPTVGASWWLREAGTPLNTLQVPAGIVQVSYQGDLTSISARSEWAPEFAIHDLDSLDALAGADPADFSDDIAHYLWTWADPTAGALRARMFAANLGVPEDEATGSAAIRITDYLSRDLTITQGKGSLIQTTWSPEGWVRVAGHVVNDGVRQVD; from the coding sequence ATGGCTATTGAGGTAACGGTGCTCCGGGTTTTCAGCGATGCACACGGTAATTTTGGGAATCCCCTCGGCGTGGTCGATGCCAGCAAAGTCGAACCCGCAGACCGGCAGCAACTGGCAACCCAATTGGGCTACAGCGAAACAATATTCGTCGATCTACCCGCCGCTGGCTCGACCACCGCGCACGCCACGATCTACACACCGAGCCTCGAGATTCCCTTCGCCGGGCACCCGACCGTCGGAGCTTCCTGGTGGCTGCGGGAAGCCGGTACGCCACTCAATACGCTGCAAGTACCCGCCGGCATTGTTCAGGTGAGCTACCAGGGTGATCTCACCAGCATCAGCGCCCGCTCCGAATGGGCACCGGAATTCGCCATCCACGACCTCGACTCACTCGACGCCCTCGCCGGCGCCGATCCCGCCGATTTTTCCGACGACATCGCGCACTACCTCTGGACCTGGGCAGATCCGACCGCTGGCGCGCTACGCGCCCGGATGTTCGCCGCTAACTTGGGTGTCCCCGAAGACGAAGCGACCGGTTCCGCGGCCATTCGGATCACCGACTACCTCAGCCGCGATCTCACTATCACCCAGGGCAAAGGCTCGTTGATCCAAACGACCTGGAGTCCGGAAGGGTGGGTTCGCGTGGCCGGCCACGTCGTCAATGATGGTGTCCGACAGGTCGACTGA
- a CDS encoding peroxynitrite isomerase: MNRGGPDLHPDLAALAPLLGTWAGRGTGKYPTIQPFEYLEEVVFSHVGKPFLAYTQKTRAVADGKPLHAEAGYCRVPGPGRVELVLAHPSGITEIEVGTYSVNAEVIELELSTSSTGGIGLSPTAKEVTALGRRISVEGDELSYSVQMGAVGQPLQDHLAAVLRRRC; this comes from the coding sequence ATGAACCGCGGCGGCCCGGACCTACACCCTGATCTGGCAGCGCTGGCACCGCTATTGGGCACCTGGGCGGGGCGGGGCACGGGTAAGTATCCGACCATCCAACCGTTCGAGTACCTGGAAGAAGTTGTGTTCTCCCATGTGGGTAAGCCGTTCCTGGCCTACACGCAGAAGACCAGGGCTGTCGCCGACGGGAAGCCGCTGCATGCCGAGGCGGGTTATTGTCGTGTTCCCGGACCGGGACGCGTGGAACTCGTTCTCGCCCATCCGAGTGGTATCACCGAAATCGAAGTGGGGACGTACTCGGTGAACGCTGAGGTCATCGAACTGGAGTTGTCCACAAGTTCGACCGGCGGTATCGGACTATCCCCGACCGCCAAAGAAGTGACCGCGCTTGGCCGTCGCATCAGCGTCGAGGGCGACGAGCTCTCGTATAGCGTGCAGATGGGCGCCGTCGGGCAACCGTTGCAGGATCACCTCGCCGCCGTACTGCGCCGACGGTGCTGA
- a CDS encoding proteasome assembly chaperone family protein, with translation MADDHGPDQTQDYQPGQPGMYELEFPAPQLSTSDGRGPVLVHALEGFSDAGHAIRLAAAHLKAALDPELVASFAIDDLLDYRSRRPVMTFKIDHFTNYDDPDLSLYALHDSVGTPFLLLAGMEPDLKWERFITAVRLLAERLGVRQTIGLGTVPMAVPHTRPITMTAHSNNPDLIADFQPWISEIQVPGSASNLLEYRMAQHGHEVVGFTVHVPHYLTQTDYPAAAQALLEQVAKTGSLDLPLTALTEAAEQIGAKIDEQVQASAEVAQVVTALERQYDAFIDAQENRSLLKRDEDLPSGDELGAEFERFLAQQAEKKFDEDDPA, from the coding sequence ATGGCAGACGATCACGGGCCGGACCAGACGCAGGACTACCAGCCGGGACAACCCGGCATGTACGAGCTGGAGTTCCCAGCACCTCAGTTGTCAACATCGGATGGCCGTGGTCCGGTGCTGGTGCACGCTTTAGAAGGCTTCTCCGACGCCGGTCACGCGATCCGGCTTGCCGCTGCCCACCTCAAGGCGGCCTTGGACCCAGAGCTGGTCGCGTCGTTCGCGATCGACGACCTGCTGGACTATCGCTCGCGTCGGCCAGTGATGACATTCAAGATCGATCACTTCACCAACTACGACGATCCAGACCTCAGCCTGTATGCCCTGCACGACAGCGTCGGCACACCTTTTCTGCTGCTGGCGGGCATGGAGCCGGACCTGAAATGGGAGCGTTTCATCACCGCAGTGCGGCTGCTAGCCGAGCGTTTGGGCGTCCGACAAACTATCGGCCTCGGCACCGTTCCCATGGCGGTTCCGCATACCCGACCCATCACCATGACGGCACACTCCAACAACCCGGACCTCATCGCCGACTTCCAGCCGTGGATCTCCGAAATCCAGGTTCCGGGAAGCGCTTCCAATCTCTTGGAGTACCGGATGGCCCAGCACGGTCACGAGGTCGTCGGATTCACCGTGCATGTCCCGCACTATCTGACGCAGACCGACTATCCTGCGGCCGCGCAGGCGCTCCTCGAGCAGGTCGCCAAGACCGGATCATTGGACCTGCCGCTGACAGCATTGACAGAGGCGGCGGAACAGATCGGCGCCAAGATCGACGAGCAAGTCCAGGCAAGCGCAGAAGTCGCTCAAGTGGTGACTGCGCTCGAGCGCCAGTACGATGCGTTCATCGACGCTCAGGAGAACAGATCGTTACTCAAGCGCGACGAGGATCTCCCAAGCGGCGACGAGCTCGGCGCAGAGTTTGAGCGATTCCTGGCTCAGCAGGCAGAAAAGAAGTTTGACGAGGACGACCCAGCCTAG
- a CDS encoding DUF4192 domain-containing protein, producing MTNHRTDFDIHRPGALIAALPAVLGFVPEKSLVLVSLENGGLGSVMRADLSAKLSERVEQLAELAAASDPKAAIAVIVDADADAACCPQCNEEQRQLCAALNAALSRRDIVLWAAHVVDRIAVGGRWHCVDGCGSGGVIDDPSASPLALAAVLDGRRLYPRRADLEAVIAIDERAHSAELAAAITQQSAARQIAHHADPIGCCRRDVEDTVTAAAQLADGQPLSEMELVRLGCAVSDAQVRDALYGLAIGERAAEAESLWAVLARMLPEPWRVQALVLLAFSAYARGDGPLAGVSLQAALRSDPGDRMAGMLDTALQSGLRPEQIRELAVTGYRRAAELGARLPPQQVFGRRAG from the coding sequence ATGACGAACCACCGAACTGACTTTGATATCCACCGCCCCGGGGCACTGATTGCCGCGTTACCCGCAGTCTTGGGCTTCGTCCCGGAAAAATCGCTGGTCCTGGTATCGCTGGAGAATGGGGGATTGGGGTCGGTGATGCGCGCCGACCTCTCCGCGAAGCTGAGCGAGCGGGTTGAGCAGCTAGCGGAGCTCGCCGCCGCCTCAGACCCCAAGGCAGCGATCGCCGTCATCGTCGACGCGGACGCGGACGCGGCCTGCTGCCCGCAGTGCAACGAAGAGCAACGGCAGCTATGCGCGGCGCTCAACGCGGCGTTGTCCCGACGCGACATCGTGCTGTGGGCAGCACATGTGGTTGACCGCATCGCCGTTGGCGGTCGTTGGCACTGCGTGGACGGCTGCGGTTCAGGTGGGGTCATCGACGATCCGTCCGCTTCGCCACTGGCGTTGGCCGCGGTGCTGGACGGGCGACGCCTATACCCGCGGCGCGCCGACCTGGAGGCCGTCATCGCGATCGACGAACGGGCGCACAGTGCCGAGCTCGCCGCTGCGATAACTCAACAGTCGGCCGCCCGCCAGATCGCTCACCACGCCGACCCCATCGGCTGCTGCCGGCGGGATGTGGAAGACACCGTGACCGCCGCAGCCCAGCTGGCGGATGGGCAACCGCTCTCTGAGATGGAGCTCGTGAGGCTGGGCTGCGCGGTGAGCGATGCGCAGGTGCGTGACGCGTTGTACGGCCTTGCCATCGGTGAGCGCGCCGCTGAGGCTGAGTCGCTGTGGGCAGTCCTGGCGCGCATGCTGCCCGAGCCCTGGCGAGTGCAGGCGCTGGTATTGCTCGCGTTCAGCGCCTACGCCCGCGGTGACGGGCCACTGGCCGGCGTGTCGCTACAGGCCGCCCTGCGCAGTGATCCGGGCGACCGGATGGCGGGCATGCTGGACACGGCGCTGCAATCCGGGCTGCGGCCCGAGCAGATCCGGGAGCTCGCGGTCACCGGGTATCGACGAGCGGCGGAATTGGGCGCGCGGCTACCGCCACAGCAGGTGTTTGGTCGACGTGCGGGGTAG
- the nrdR gene encoding transcriptional regulator NrdR: MHCPFCRHPDSRVIDSRETDEGQAIRRRRSCPECGRRFTTVETAVLAVVKRSGVTEPFSREKVISGVRRACQGCQVDDDALNLLAQQVEDSVRAAGSPEVPSHEVGLAILGPLRELDEVAYLRFASVYRSFSSADDFAREIEALRAHRNVSTPS; encoded by the coding sequence ATGCACTGTCCGTTCTGCCGGCATCCCGATTCACGCGTGATTGACTCTCGGGAAACCGATGAAGGTCAGGCGATCCGACGGCGTCGGTCCTGCCCGGAGTGCGGGCGACGATTCACCACCGTAGAAACCGCAGTCCTCGCAGTGGTCAAGCGCAGCGGTGTCACGGAGCCTTTCAGCCGGGAAAAAGTGATCAGCGGCGTGCGGCGGGCCTGTCAGGGGTGCCAAGTCGATGACGACGCGTTGAACCTGCTGGCCCAGCAGGTTGAAGATTCCGTGCGTGCGGCCGGATCGCCGGAGGTGCCGAGTCACGAGGTCGGCCTCGCCATCCTCGGGCCGTTGCGCGAACTCGACGAAGTGGCGTACCTGCGGTTCGCGTCGGTATACCGGTCCTTTTCGTCGGCCGACGATTTCGCGCGGGAGATCGAGGCTCTGCGCGCCCACCGCAACGTATCGACACCCAGCTGA
- the sthA gene encoding Si-specific NAD(P)(+) transhydrogenase gives MREYDLIVIGSGPGGQKAAIAAAKLGKSVALVERGRMLGGVCVNTGTIPSKTLREAVVYLTGLSQRELYGASYRVKDKITPADLLARTQHVIGKQVDVVRSQLMRNRIDMILGHARFVDPHTVLVEEDAQGERITVTGDYIIIATGTKPARPSGVEFDETRVLDSDGILDLKSLPASMAVVGAGVIGIEYASMFAALGTKVTVIEKRDTMLDFCDREIVEALKFHLRDLAVTFRFGEEVTAVDVGSAGTVTTLASGKQIPAETVMYSAGREGQTEHLDLDNAGLETDHRGRVFVDDEFQTKVDHIYAVGDVIGFPALAATSMDQGRLAAYHAFGEPTEGITALQPIGIYSIPEISYVGATEKDLTKNSIPYEVGVARYRELARGQIAGDSYGMLKLLVSTEDRTLLGAHIFGTSATEMVHIGQAVMGCGGTVDYLVDAVFNYPTFSEAYKVAALDVTNKMRALSQFRS, from the coding sequence ATGCGAGAGTACGACCTGATCGTGATCGGGTCCGGGCCCGGCGGCCAAAAAGCCGCCATCGCCGCGGCCAAGTTGGGCAAGTCCGTGGCGCTCGTCGAACGCGGCCGAATGCTCGGCGGCGTCTGCGTGAACACGGGCACCATCCCGTCCAAGACACTGCGCGAGGCCGTGGTCTATCTCACCGGTCTGAGCCAGCGCGAACTCTACGGCGCGAGCTACCGGGTCAAGGACAAGATCACCCCGGCCGACCTGTTGGCGCGCACCCAGCACGTCATCGGCAAGCAGGTCGACGTGGTGCGTTCACAGCTGATGCGCAACCGTATCGACATGATCCTGGGTCACGCGCGCTTCGTCGACCCGCATACCGTCTTGGTCGAAGAAGACGCCCAGGGCGAGAGAATCACCGTCACCGGTGACTACATCATCATCGCCACCGGCACCAAACCGGCGCGGCCATCCGGAGTCGAGTTCGACGAAACGCGGGTGCTGGACTCCGACGGCATCTTGGACCTCAAGTCACTCCCGGCGTCGATGGCCGTGGTCGGCGCCGGGGTCATCGGGATCGAGTACGCATCGATGTTCGCCGCCCTGGGGACCAAGGTGACGGTCATCGAGAAGCGCGACACGATGCTGGATTTCTGCGACAGAGAGATCGTCGAAGCGTTGAAGTTCCACCTGCGCGACCTCGCGGTCACTTTCCGGTTCGGCGAGGAGGTGACCGCCGTGGACGTCGGGTCCGCCGGCACGGTCACTACCCTGGCGAGCGGCAAGCAGATACCCGCCGAGACGGTGATGTACTCCGCGGGCCGGGAAGGCCAAACCGAGCATCTGGACCTGGACAACGCGGGTTTGGAGACCGACCACCGCGGACGGGTTTTTGTCGACGACGAATTCCAGACCAAGGTCGACCACATCTACGCCGTCGGTGACGTCATCGGATTCCCCGCGCTGGCGGCAACGTCGATGGATCAGGGCCGGCTGGCGGCCTATCACGCGTTCGGCGAACCGACCGAGGGCATCACCGCGCTGCAGCCGATCGGGATCTATTCGATTCCCGAGATATCGTACGTCGGAGCTACCGAAAAGGACTTGACCAAAAACTCGATACCCTACGAGGTGGGAGTGGCCCGGTACCGCGAACTCGCCCGCGGCCAAATCGCCGGCGATTCCTACGGAATGCTCAAGCTGTTGGTATCCACCGAAGATCGCACCCTGCTCGGCGCGCACATCTTCGGTACCAGCGCCACTGAGATGGTGCACATCGGCCAGGCCGTGATGGGGTGCGGCGGCACCGTCGACTACCTGGTCGACGCGGTGTTCAACTATCCGACATTCTCGGAGGCCTACAAGGTGGCAGCGCTGGACGTGACGAACAAGATGCGCGCGCTCAGCCAATTCCGCAGCTGA